A genomic window from Silene latifolia isolate original U9 population chromosome Y, ASM4854445v1, whole genome shotgun sequence includes:
- the LOC141627878 gene encoding protein FAR1-RELATED SEQUENCE 1-like produces the protein MLLKCTRTTFSKTSKQNWLRLCRLPFKDVEKIDETKIYILTDLRMPNKSWNVAYSPDNMEITCSCSMFREMGLLCEHAFGFYTTKIFEKYRNEDITQRWTKAAMSKPVFDKDGKLIDVSQKFSDRKSLSTELWQEVYSCVSVAECDDNDMKLLIEKLRDIRLDMISNSAQMKISAMYI, from the exons ATGCTTCTGAAATGTACTCGcacaacattttcaaagactTCCAAACAGAATTGGTTGCGGCTTTGTCGATTGCCGTTTAAAGATGTggagaagattgatgagacaaaaatatatattctaacAGACTTGCGGATGCCAAATAAGTCATGGAACGTAGCATATTCACCCGATAACATGGAGATTACTTGTTCTTGTTCTATGTTTCGAGAAATGGGCTTGTTGTGCGAGCACGCCTTTGGATTCTACACAACCAAGATTTTCGAAAAATACCGAAACGAAGACATAACGCAAAGATGGACAAAAGCTGCAATGAGTAAGCCTGTCTTTGACAAAGATGGCAAACTGATAGATGTCTCTCAAAAGTTTTCTGACCGGAAAAGTTTGAGTACTGAGCTGTGGCAAGAGGTTTATTCTTGTGTCAGCGTAGCTGAGTGTGATGATAACGACATGAAGCTTTTGATTGAAAAACTGAGAGATATTAGATTGGATATGATTAGTAACAGT GCACAGATGAAAATTTCAGCAATGTATATTTGA